Proteins encoded together in one Lathyrus oleraceus cultivar Zhongwan6 chromosome 5, CAAS_Psat_ZW6_1.0, whole genome shotgun sequence window:
- the LOC127080532 gene encoding uncharacterized protein LOC127080532 has product MTYSQVLQHLLQLKLDNLRSMPPPPERLPAGYNPNARCKFHSSGIGHDMENYWALKYKVKELLDSKAIQFTPGNGPNVIQNPMSAHVGPIINVMEEGESLNLIMDVNLLSTPLSYVQIYLIQNGIFPRCSPDCCEFQNQPEGCASLKIGIQNLISEGILQCDRIVKDEKVEETCVVVISIPYTLVNIPAPPRPTPLTITLPDPIPYARRITRSGSVYSPQNVQDNDDALVKAKGKQVVGDNSGSIQVNTPNIVPGTCLSQEVEELLRLIRKSDYKVIYHLSQTPSKISILSLLLCSEAHRNALMKLLSSSFVPQNIIVNQLEGVMASISADSGLDFTDFDLPLEGRNHNKALHISMECKGTTLSRVLVDIGSSLNVLPKSTLMKIDYVGVKLHPSDLIVRAFDGSRRADFGEVDLLVKIGPQVFGATFFVMDIQPAYCCLLGRPWIHGAGTVTSTLHQKMKFPSDSKIVTVCTRKST; this is encoded by the exons ATGACTTATTCTCAAGTGCTTCAACATTTATTGCAGTTAAAATTGGATAATTTGAGGAGCATGCCACCTCCTCCTGAGAGGCTCCCTGCAGGTTATAATCCTAACGCTCGCTGCAAATTTCATTCCAGCGGTATAGGCCACGATATGGAGAACTATTGGGCCCTTAAATACAAAGTGAAAGAATTATTGGATTCCAAGGCCATTCAGTTCACCCCAGGGAATGGACCTAATGTTATTCAAAATCCGATGTCAGCTCATGTCGGACCCATTATTAATGTTATGGAAGAGGGTGAGAGTCTGAATTTGATCATGGATGTGAACCTGTTGTCTACTCCTTTGTCGTATGTTCAGATTTACCTGATCCAAAATGGTATTTTTCCTCGGTGTTCCCCAGATTGTTGTGAGTTCCAGAATCAGCCCGAGGGATGTGCTAGTTTGAAGATTGGGATTCAGAATTTGATCAGTGAAGGTATTCTACAGTGTGACAGGATCGTGAAAGACGAGAAAGTTGAAGAGACATGTGTGGTAGTAATTTCCATTCCATATACTCTTGTAAATATTCCAGCGCCTCCTAGGCCTACTCCCTTGACAATCACATTGCCTGATCCTATCCCTTACGCCA GAAGAATTACCAGAAGTGGTAGCGTATATTCTCCACAAAACGTCCAAGATAATGATGATGCCTTGGTGAAAGCCAAGGGTAAACAAGTGGTGGGTGATAATTCAGGATCCATACAAGTTAATACTCCAAATATAGTACCTGGAACTTGCTTGTCACAAGAAGTTGAAGAGTTATTGAGATTAATTAGAAAAAGTGATTACAAAGTAATATATCATCTAAGCCAGACGCCGTCTAAAATTTCAATCTTGTCCTTGTTATTATGTTCCGAAGCTCATAGAAATGCCTTGATGAAATTATTGAGTTCTTCTTTTGTTCCACAAAACATCATTGTCAACCAGTTAGAGGGGGTTATGGCCAGTATTTCAGCTGATAGCGGTCTGGATTTTACAGACTTTGATCTCCCTCTAGAaggacgcaatcataacaaagccttgcacattTCTATGGAATGCAAAGGAACTACATTATCCCGTGTGTTGGTGGACATCGGATCATCCTTGAATGTGCTACCTAAATCTACCCTAATGAAGATTGATTATGTAGGAGTCAAATTACACCCTAGCGACTTGATAGTTagggcttttgatgggtctcgAAGAGCTGATTTTGGTGAGGTAGACTTACTTGTTAAAATTGGACCTCAAGTATTTGGTGCAACATTCTTCGTCATGGACATACAGCCTGCATATTGTTGTTTGCTTGGACGCCCgtggattcatggggcaggcaCTGTAACATCTACATTGCATCAGAAAATGAAATTTCCAAGTGATAGTAAGATTGTTACTGTGTGCACGAGGAAGAGTACATGA